Proteins encoded together in one Lathyrus oleraceus cultivar Zhongwan6 chromosome 5, CAAS_Psat_ZW6_1.0, whole genome shotgun sequence window:
- the LOC127079605 gene encoding protein FAR1-RELATED SEQUENCE 5-like: MVSDMSLIRVAPKNILANLKLKRPESVSNIKQVYNARYQTNMAIRGPRSKMQQLWKLLDDNQYVSRYIICEDNVTICVIFWTHPESIKLFNIFPSVLIIDSTYKTNKYRLPLLEIVGVTSTEKTFSVGFAFLESEKKGQCYTGLENV, encoded by the coding sequence ATGGTTTCAGACATGTCTTTAATCAGGGTGGCGCCAAAAAACATACTTGCAAATTTGAAACTGAAAAGACCTGAAAGTGTTTCAAATATCAAGCAGGTATACAATGCGCGTTATCAAACCAACATGGCGATAAGAGGTCCTAGATCCAAAATGCAACAACTTTGGAAGCTTTTGGATGATAACCAATATGTTTCTAGGTACATAATTTGTGAAGACAATGTCACTATTTGTGTCATATTTTGGACTCACCCCGAAAGTATCAAGTTGTTCAACATATTTCCCAGTGTCCTCATAATTGATTCAACGTATAAGACCAACAAGTATAGGCTTCCGCTTCTGGAAATTGTTGGTGTTACTTCTACGGAGAAGACTTTTTCAGTAGGATTTGCATTTTTGGAATCCGAAAAAAAAGGTCAATGTTACACGGGCCTTGAAAATGTGTGA